TGTCTATgtataaatatttaaatatctaaatatttcagtgctatggtaacttgaagatacctcaaacaaggacatttccaattttgcacattttaaataagaaatgattgataatgtcaTAATAATTGGCTTAACTGATTGGATGGTATTAATGTGGCAACctgattttttctttttacttttttttatttacattgatagaggttgtgcacacaccagtttcaggtgtatacaaaattattcatCTGTGATGAAATGTTAAATAGCTTAAATTTCTAAATAAGTCATCCATTTGGATTGTTTGTCTTTGAATtattgtcactgattcatagtGGGCAATCTATTACGCCAACTGGCTGGGAAGTGCTACAGTTGTGAAGTCGGCATTCCTgttgctgtgaaacagtacatcTCTAAACTCAAACAGTAGACTAACAGTCAATAAAAGTGGACTGTCAGAGCAGATACTAAAAGCCATGCCGAGTGTCCTGTTCGCTTTTAAACTTTCTATCACATTTGGTGCCTCTGCCTAGCCACATAGCCTGGCCTCATCTCATTGAGCTTGGGTCTGGGaaatacacattcattttctcgtatttgagacGTGGTTTGCGAATGCTCAGAGCCATTTATTGGTTGCTACGTATGTCTATCAAATGGGTCTGTATGTAGTAGGACCCTAGTAGTAGtagggttgccgtggcccactggtcagcactctggacttggaaccggagggcagccgtggcccactggtcagcactctggacttgtaaacgcagggttgccggttcgagccccgaccagtgggctgcggctgaagtgcccttgagcaaggcacctaacccctcactgctccccgagcgccgccattgtagcaggcagctcactgcgccgggattagtgtgtgcttcacttcactgtgtgccgtttgtgtttcactaattcaccgattgggttaaatgcagagaccaaatttccctcacgggatcaaaaaagtatatatatacttatatacatcaTTGCCATTGACTGTTTGACTCTGTAGAAGACACATGGGCGTCGAAAGGTTAGTCAGTTTgcacaaataaaaatatgttaagcattgagtgctccggtcctgctccttggctcTTGTTAGACGTAACTCATAATCGCTTCAGTGggtcatcatcgtcttgctgtcccccctccgttctgtgattggttgctTTGTTGAGGTGAAAATCGGGTCCATGGAATCCATCCAATCGTAAATGTGTTAAAGTTATGTACTTTAAAGAACATTTCGAGCGATCACATAGCCTACGTTCAATGTTGCAATATTATCAGAAGGCCCTATGTGCAATTGGCTTTTGAGTAGGATCTTATTTGtttgtattgtagcctatgcaactatTCTATTTAACACTGTGTGCTAGTCTATTGAACACTATAGGCTATGACCACTATGTCCTTGCACTATTTTCCCCCATGATCATAttgtttcagttatccaaaaggctcgaaggataacaacacccccccccctttataGTGCCGATTTACCCTCTTTTTATGAACATTTATGAGCCCAACAGGTGTGTTGCACTTCAtgtcaattattaaattataCAATTCAAAGCTTACCAGCTTGGATAAAAAATGTCGTACGGTGTACACCACATTGCATGCCATCCCAGCAAAGATGGTCCATTTGCATCCCAGGTACCTGATGGCTGTTGGGGTGATGAACATGGAGGACAGGATGATGGAGGAAAAGGTCACGCTGTTGGAGGCCAGACCCATGCCTTCATCAGCATTCAGGCTGCTCTGTAGCAAACGCAAAACATGGGCACCTGTATGTTCTAGTGATGCAATGAGACACTCAACTCACAATTCGGTACGATTTACAATTTTAAGTTCACAGATCACAAATATTTTCTTTATAGAAACTAAAGGGAACACAACCCATCACCTTGTCTTATCTGTCCCTGATGAGGCTTACATTAGAATAATCTTTTGACCAATTGTTGAACGTTGAACAAGTGAAATCAAAAGCAGATTACGCCCTATTCTGTTCAAAAAATGTATCACgattacttttttttatctcaacCAGCTTGACACATTTGTATCATTTTGTAACCGATTCACGGCGCATCGTTACATATTTAATATGTTCAAGTAAGGTCTTTCCCAAAAACATAGTACCTTTAATTCAATGAATCATATTGCCTTTCATCACATGATGGATTTCACCACACAAGAGGcgcttcagaatcagaatttaATTTGATATTGAACAGTACAATGAAATTAAAAAGATCAGTTTAAAGTGCATTTGCAACATAAAAAGGACATAAAACTTGAAGCCAACCTACCACATTCACGCAGTGACCTGATTGGAAAGCTAAAGTCCTTGATGCATTAAATTATTGCACCTCAGAtgtaaaaacagaataaataaggGAGGtgctaaaacaaataaacagtcaGGACGGAATGATGATAAATGCTCTGGCAGTGGGGAGGGGATTAGTGCTTATTTGAGTTCAACATGGTTATTGCCCTGGGGATAAAGCCatggttattggttattatggGATAAAGCTGTTTTGGAGTCTGTTGGTTCTGGATTTGATGCACCTGTAGCGCCTCCCAGAGGGCAACAGGTCAAACAGATGTTGGCAtgggcagagactttctaatgagacacaacactcaaagaatctcccatagaaaagTATGAGGTTAGTTCGTAatgcaaacatggcagtcgtctacacatattACACCCCTTCCGCTgtcaaaagttgacatgtgaatatgtcatgccaatcatgtggtatgttgtgagtacatcatgccaatcatagatattagaaagctagataccacattgggctccagatcgtacgtaaatagcgacaccatcttggtgggggcagcAATCACTGGAGGGCAATGGAGAagcatgtgactctgactggaaagcagacaggtgtctctgattgccaaCAAGTGTTGCCTatagacagtaaaggtgttgcccccagcaatatagacccccacctaatagaactcgccGGACAATGCTGTAGCTTTCAAATAAGGTGCCAATCAAGTGTTGTGATTGTGCAGCTGGAGAGAGATTGATGGGTCTTGATTTGTGAAGCATTGTGCACATGCAATTCTACCCCAAATAGATGCCAggtaagtgcccaaaaagcattgcaatatggccaccgagtggagggacttgcctaaaaggacttttgCATGAGTTTGAAATGACTGATGATGTTTCTCGCTCTTCTGAGACAGGGACAGTTCAACAGAGATGTAGGTGCCAAGAGGTTTTTACCCTCTCTACACAGATACCATTGATGTAGAGAGGTCGGCTATGTACTTTCTGAAATCTAGGATGATTTCTTTGGTTTTGATAGTGTTTAGTATCAGGTTGTTGGCCGAGCACCACTCCATCAGTGGTGGACCTCGTTCTTGAGTTCGCTTCCCAAGGTAGGTGGAAGTGCAATCATGTTTTACACAATTAGGCGTCAGCTTTCCAGCTGATTTATATTGGCCTTTCCGTGTCTAACATAGGTTAGCTCCAAAAAATGGCCATGCTAGGCCATAAACAAAGATAACGTACCTAAATTTAGGTCAGCCTGCTGTGTAGTCTGAGGCGAGAGGTTTGTCATTAATTCAGTCTCCTTATTTCAGTTTCCTTATTTTACCTGTCACAGGCCGACtctactagcctgacgagccaggcccacattaaaatgtagggtctgggcactcactattggcagtgctcagtccgaggggcgggataatcggttgcctttcaaattccctctgcacgcaataggacagcggcagcgttatgagtcccatgtgttttcccaccacttttgccaacttaaaaaaaagcttaactcgtgtcacgctgttcgccaacagcaacattcattttctttgttttcaagtagcagggaattcaagccaaactgttgcaactctgccatcaatcattatgttaagctcgcctacacgatttgattggcctgatagaagtttcatttttccagttcacaagccaacagagagttgctaagACTAACCCTGCCAGCAattgcatctagatttctaggctacgaCCCTACAGTATATTGAAATAAAAGGCTCAATGTGTTAAACACAGTCTTACCTGCAGATTGAGCAGACTTCCAGTAGCAGTGAATAAAAGCAAAAATCCAAATGAAACCACCACAACATTTTTCATGTGCCGCCCCATTTTAACAGATTATCAGCCTGGTTCTCTGGTCTGCCGTAACTATTGTGAGCAAAGTAACTGTGCTTGCTGTGATTTCCCAGCGGTGAACCTTTGTCCTCATTGTCaagattaactcattgaatgcttaaatacagttacacgagtagttgattaaaatgtctacggtcaaacaacatgaaacgtggcgattttccaagcgaataaacaggagaactacaatgtttggcgcaatagcactttagcgtagtaatattaatcaacacctaattgtagatcctatccaccacagagtatagaatccatgcttgatcgacccctcagcctccccctcccctctaagtgagagagaggcacacacacacacacacacacacacacacaccgcgccgcctgtacttcctgcggaaactcaggcgagcaagtgctccaccagccatcatgaccacattctaccgaggcaccattgagagcatcctctccagctgtatcgctgtgtggggcggaagctgcactgaatacaacaggaaagccctgcagcgcatagtgaacacagctggaaggattattggtgcttcactcccctccctgaaggacatttacaccacccacctcacccgcaaggcgaccaaaattgtgagtgatgcaagtcaccccgctcacaatctgtttgatctactgccctctgggaagaggtacagaagcctgcgctcccgcactaccagactcaccaacagcttcatacaccaagctgtaaggatgctgaactctctcccccctctcccccctccaccctcagctacataacatcctggacattggacccaaaatggccgcctgcactactccacttgcacacttgcacacttgtacactttacaacttggtgttgttgtcctgaaaacacaacacttctgctgctcttacataacttgcaccactatgccactttctttcttacttaggtcaaacagaactacccaagccttttattggcctgactttgcactagtattttattgactgtctatgcaaaatttcaaccaaattttgctgctcttattttttcattattatatgtgccctcttatttacttacttttttgtttacttgaatgttatgtttgtctgtggacctaaattggcaaaatatgtcttgtcttcaccgtgggatagtgagaaacgtaatttcgatctctttgtatgtctggaacatgtgaagaaattgacaataaagctgactttgactttgacttttgacacactagagatgcgctgataggctattatttcaaccataactgcatagcaaaactcatcatccatccgccatccatcagcaccaacgttttttgaccaattttcaaaacagcacccgccaccatccgctggttgttttaatgtagcctatgggtgatgcagcgctgctgatgtgaggctagaaagctcttgccggttctagaaagactgatccaatgcagcaaatatattaaaaggctaaagtcctacattggtagcctggcaggccatcctatatcattgaaatgtatagtctggaatcgagccattcacctcgcttaatccaaggggcgggcagagaattgtctttcaaactgcctaggcatgcaataggccagcgctacgaccatatccgtatctggtcggcaaaacggcaaatacatccttcttcgaaaggaatgacttaagtgcattgtgttgctcaactgtcaaagaaaagcacaagtccaactcctccaaagttgacgccaacaccgattcaaacaaccgctcttcgttcgccatagccaccttccttgttgttcaccgtcgcaggactgtcgttatcctgttaagcctgccttaagactctctaacaaaatagagcgctgtgattggataacATCGacggtgttagccaatagaaattcatatggtttgctactagacgtacaggctgagcaaattaatttgccaccgctagggtgcgtctagatttctaggctactacattggctatgttgtagcctatccccagaatatcagcagcaaactcagtctctgtctcgcaaaacagtctccaaataaaacgcacatctttgtttgtgcatgttgcctattctgccagcttgtgcaAATTTAtcatccaaaatgcttgattgctaaattttcatgttccacatcagcatttttgttcagtgaatcttttgtaaattgctttacaattaccgtcgggcctataggcctactgcttggcttgcctcagcttcggtCTCATCCTTTTACAATTGCatcattgtaataaaaaacgcAATTTGCCACATAATTTCAACATGCTGCTGACCCACTAATTAATGCCtattgtactttatttttttgcaaaaagaaagaaatccttgataaaataacaagtcattcacattataggctactttacgcactgtcatgtcagggtgacactatgacaagcttgttctgaagactcccattcattttgactgcaCGGGAAGAGATCGCGTCTTTTTCAGACAGACAGCGCAATTAATTTTATACCAGCAGTCCAATCGGACTAAACGCCTCGATATTAAAGAAACGCCGACTCCATTCATTCTGAAAGTCCACTGCCCAACAGTGCAACGTGCATGTTCACATTTTTAGTAACAACCGCCaacttgcttgcttgccttaCACATCTAAGTTTTCCGACTACTTTTCTTACCTTCTTTTTCCGTTGGATGTTATAGAGTTTGTAGAAGTTTTAGCTCTTACGTTCTGAACATCTCGCACTGCCATCGCCCAATGTCATTTCTGAGTCatatcactctctgtctctcttttaaatgcctattccctgaatggtaggctacaattactagtgttttatatataggctaatatcgaaacaaaataacccagcCATCTAGGATATAACACAGGTTGAAGTCAATGTGAAGTTGGTTCTGTTTAGGGAGGTGAATGTGTGTAAACATCTGTAGATGATTCAGAAATGGCATCGGAAGacaaggagtgaatagtggcaagaggcaagccgaaggctgctgacagggcccgacgctattgtaaagcaatttacaaaaga
The nucleotide sequence above comes from Alosa sapidissima isolate fAloSap1 chromosome 6, fAloSap1.pri, whole genome shotgun sequence. Encoded proteins:
- the LOC121712105 gene encoding protein unc-93 homolog A-like — protein: MGRHMKNVVVVSFGFLLLFTATGSLLNLQSSLNADEGMGLASNSVTFSSIILSSMFITPTAIRYLGCKWTIFAGMACNVVYTVRHFLSKLLQSHNSPVSWCFCSGSLIQTSCPSSLLSVACGEWQMSCGKHKPTPFMEFSFIARRRQHLPTIVFGSPWAM